GGCTGACCGGCGCTCGCGCCGAGCCCGCCGAACCGGCCGGGTATCCCGCCGGGGCGGCCCGTACGATGCTCCGGTGATTCTTCGGGGTACGGTCCGCGCCGATCGTCCGCTGGTGGTCCTCGCCGTCGAGGAGGAGGCCCGGTACCTGCCGCCGGAGCTGCCGGTGCTGCTCACCGGGATGGGCAAGGTGAACGCCGCCAGCGCGGTGGCGGCGGTGCTGGCCGCCGGGCCGCGCCCCGCCCTGCTGCTCAACCTGGGCACGGCGGGCGCGTTGCGCCCCGGCTGGACCGGCATCCACGAGGTCGCCACCGTGCTTCAGCACGACCTGGACACCGCCCTGCTGCGCACGCTCACCGGCCAGACCTACGGCGCGCCGCTGCCGCTGGCCGCCGAGGGCGCGGTGCTGGCGACCGGCGACACCTTCGTGGCCGACGACGCCGCGCGGGACCGGTTGGCGCAGCGCGCCGACCTGGTCGACATGGAGGGGTACGCGGTCGCCTGGGCCGCCAACCAGGCTGGCGTGCCGTGCCGGCTGGTCAAGCAGGTCAGCGACGAGGCGGGGGAGGGTGCCGCCCGGACGTGGCGGGAGTCGGTGGACGCCTGCGCCCGGGACCTCGCCGACTGGACCGGTCGGCACCTCGACTGATCCGGCCGCCCCGGCGGCTCAGGGTTGCGGTCGCCGCATCCGCAGCCCCGGTCTGGTCACCCGGACGTTGCTCGCCGGGACCAGGGCGGCGCCGGCCAGCCCGAGCGCAACGACCACGGTGACCAGCAGCGGCGGCCAGCCACCGGCCCACGGGAGTGCCAGCAGCGGCAGCAGCAGCCAGGCCAGCCGCCGCCATGGCACGATGGCGGTCACCAGATAGGTGAACAGGATGCGCCCGATCACGAACAGCGCCGGGCCACCGAGGATCAGCACGAGCCACGACGTCGGCGTCGTTCCGGTCGGGCGGTCGGCGACCAGGTCGAAGGAGGCCGCCGTGCCGACCACGCCGGCCAGCATCACCAGATGGGTGTACGGGGCCAGTCGGGCCGCTCGCCTCGCGTCGGCACCGGCCTTCAGCAACTCGCCGGCCCGGAAGACGTAGATCTGCCAGAGCATCAGCATGGTGGCGAAGGCGCAGAGCAGGGCGGCGAGCCGGAAGCGGTCGAGATGCGTCCGGCTGACCTCCAGGATGGGCACCAGAATGATGTCGCCGAGGGCCAGGATGATGAACTGCTGGTATCGCTCGCCCAGGTGCCCGGTGGTCCGGTCGTACTGTTCGAGGGGGACCCGGCCCAGCCACGGCATCGGGTACCGGACCGCCGCGGAGACCAGGTCAATCGCTATCGCGACGGTCCAGAGCCTCCAGTTCGGCGATCCGGCCACCGCTCCGGTGATCCAGAAGACGCCGGATACCACGAACCAGAACATGAACCGCGAGGCCCGCTCCATGGCCGCCCGGTGCTGCTGTCGGTGCAACGTGGTGACCAGGACGACGCCGCGCACCACGTGCGTGGTGACGTACGCGATCGCGAAGACCATCGCGTGCCCGGCGGACAGCATCGGCAGCGCCGCCGCCATCCCCACCGACCCCACCATGGCGACCATCAGGATGACCTGGATCGGGCGCTGCTCCGGGTCGTAGAACTCGGTCGTGGTCGAGGTGACCGACCAGGTCCACCAGATCGCCGCCAGCGTCAGCAGCACCGGCCCGGAGCCGCTCCAGGAGTCGCGTTCGGCGATCAGCTTCGAGACCATGGCGAGGGCGGCCACGAAGACCACGTCGAAGAGGAGTTCCAGCAGCGTGGCCCGGGCCGACCCGTCCGGGCGGCGTACCAGCGCCGCAGTGCCTCCGGTGGTCATGCCCGGCCTCCCGCCGCGTCTCCGAGGATTATCGGCGGCACCGGCGCGGCCCGTCCCCGGATCGGCGATTCCCACCGACCCGCCCCCAGGCTGGTCACCCGCGCGTCCGGCCCGAGGTTGCCATGGCGTCAGCCGCCGGGTGATGCTTGACGGCATCCATATATCTCGATCTCTTCGGAGGTTCGGATGCGCCGCTCCCCGCTCGTCGCCCTCGTCCTGACCGCACTCCTGCTCGTCGCGCCCGGCGCGGCGCAGGCCGCCGTCCCCGACCGGGCCGCCCCCGCCGCGCCCGTCGCCGACCCGGCCGCGCTGGCCGGGGTACGCACGCCCGGCACCGCCTGGGGCTTCGACCCGGCCACCGGACGGCCGACCATCACCGTCGACGACACCGTGGCGCCCGCCGAGGTGGTGGCGCTGCGCACGGTGGCCGACCGGGCCGGCGCGCTGCTGCGCCGGGAGCCCGGAACGCTGCGCACCCTGATCGCCGCCGGACAGGGCATCTACGGCGGTGGCGGCCGCTGCTCGCTCGGCGCGAACGTGCGCAGCGGCAGCACCTACTACGTGATCACCGCCGGCCACTGCACCACCGTCGCCAGTGCCTGGTACGCCGACAGCGCGCAGACCACCGTGCTCGGCACCCGTACCGCCACTAGCTTTCCCAGCAACGACTACGGCCTGATCCGCTACACCGGCCGGATCGCCCATCCCAGCGCGGTCTACACCTACCCCGGCCTGCTGACCATCTACGGCGCCGGCAACGCGTACGTCGGTCAGGCGGTGTGCCGCAGCGGCTCCACCACCGGGGTGCGTTGCGGCACCGTCACCGGCCTCAACCAGACCGTCAACTACGCCAGCGGCGATGTGGTCTACGGCCTGATCCGTACCAACATCTGCGCCGAGCCGGGCGACAGTGGCGGGCCGCTCTACGTGGCGGCCACCGGCACCATCCTCGGCATCCTCTCCGGCGGCAGCGGCAACTGCACCTCCGGCGGCACCACCTACTACCAGCCGATCAATGAGGTGCTCGCCGCATACGGGCTGACGGTGCCCTGACTCCCGTTGCGCAGAGCGCAACGGGTTGCTCGTCCTGCGCAACGCACATAGGCTCGGCGGCACCCCGAACCCCCCGCCGGGAGGACGTGTGCCGACCCCCGACTCCCGACCCGACCACGCGACCACCCCGGCCGGCTTCCCACCGGTCGAGGTGGCCACGGTGGGGGAGACCATGGTGGTGCTCTGCCCCGCGCCGGGTGAACCATTGGAGCACGCCGAGCGGGTCGCCGTGTCGGTCGGCGGCGCGGAGTCCAACGTGGCCGGCTACCTGGCCCGGCTCGGACACCGGACGACCTGGGTGAGCCGGGTCGGCGACGACCCCTTCGGCCGGGCCGTCGTCCGGCACGTCGCCGCCGCCGGCGTCCGGGTCGACCTGGTGACCGTCGACCCGGCCGCCCCCACCGGGCTGTACGTCAAGGACCCGGGCCCGGCGTCGACCGCCGTGCACTACTACCGGGCCGGCTCGGCCGCGTCCCGGCTGGACCGGGCGGTACTGGCCGACCCTCGGCTGGCCGGCGTCCGGGTGCTGCACCTGTCCGGGATCACCCCGGCGCTCTCCGCCTCCTGCCGAGCCCTGGTCGAGCACGCGGTGACCGACCGGCCGCTGCCGGGCGCGTTGGTCAGCTTCGACGTCAACCACCGGGCCCGGCTCTGGCCGGCCGACCGGGCCGCCCCGGTGCTGCGCGACCTCGCCGACCGCAGCGACCTGGTCTTCGTCGGCCAGGACGAGGCGGACGCCCTGTGGGGCACCGCCGACCCGGCCGCGGTGCGCCGGCTGCTGCCCGGGCCGGAGACGGTCGTGGTCAAGGACGGCGCGGTGGGCGCCACCGCCCTGCCCCGTGACGCCGAGCCGGTCTTCGTCCCGGCGCCCCGGGTGACGGTGGTGGAGCCGGTCGGCGCCGGGGACGCGTTCGCCGCCGGCTATGTGGCCGGGCTGCTGCGCGGTCTCGACCCGGTACGCCGGCTGCGCCTCGGTCACCTGGTCGCGGCTCAGGCGCTGGGCAGCAGCGGCGACAACGCCCCGGTGCCGCCGTGGGCCTGGTTCGACCGGCTGCTCGACGCCCCCGTCGAAGCATGGTCGCCGCTGGACCTGACCGGCGTGCGAGCGGAGGTCTGAGGCGTGTCGCAGAGCGTCGACCGGGCGATGCGGGTGCTGGAGCTGCTGGCCCGTGAGCCCGCCCAGCTCGGTGACGTCGCCGCCCATCTGGGGGTGCACAAGTCCACCGCGCTGCGCCTGCTGCAGACCATGGAGACCGGTGGTTTCGCCCGACGCCGCGACGGCGGCTGGGCTGTCGGGCTGCGGCTGATCGGCCTCGCCCAGCAGGCCCTGGACTCCCTGGACGTGCGCACGGTGGCCCACCCGCACCTGGCGGCGCTCGGCCGCGACTGCGGGCACACCATCCACCTGGCCCAACTGGTCGACGACGAGCTGGTCTACGTGGACAAGATCGAGGCCCGTGGCCAGGTGCGGATGTACTCCCGGATCGGGCGCACCGCGCCGTTGCACGCCAGCGGGGTGGGCAAGGTGGTGCTGGCGTTCTGCCCGGAGCCCCGGCTGACCGGGCTGCTCGACCGCACCGAGCTGCGCGCGTACACCCCAGGCACCATCTGCGACCCGGCGGCGCTGCGCGCGGAGCTGGCGGCCGTCGCCGACCGGGGCTGGGCCGCCGACGACGGCGAGTTCGAGCCACTGATCACCTGCGTGGCGGCCCCGGTGCGGCAGGCCGACGGCGCGGTCACCGCGGCCGTGTCGGTGACCGCGCCGACGGTGGTCGCCACCCTGGCCGACCTGCGACGCCTGCTACCTCGGCTGCTGGCCACCACGCAACAGATCTCCCGCGACCTCGGATGGAGTGGACCATGACCACAGCGGACTTCGAGCACATCTTCGGCGCTGCCCGCGTGATGGCGATCCTGCGCGGCCTGCCGGTGGCGGAGACCGTCCGGCTCGCCGGCCGGGCCTGGGACCTCGGTATCGACGTGGTGGAGGTGCCGGTGGCCACCGCCGACGCGGTGCCGGCGCTGCGCGCCGCCGTCGAGGCGGGCGCTGAGCGCGGCCGGATCGTCGGCGCCGGCACCGTCCTCGGCGTGGAGCAGGTCGCCGCGGCGGCCGACGCCGGGGCGGCGTTCACCGTCGCGCCCGGCCTGGACCTGGCGGTCGCCGACGCCGCCGCCGGGCGCGGCCTGCCCCACCTGCCTGGCGTGGCCACCCCGACCGAGGCACAGCAGGCGATGCGACACGGCCTCACCTGGCTCAAGGCGTTCCCCGCGATCTCCCTCGGGCCGGCCTGGTTCCGGGCCGTTGCCGGCCCACTGCCGCACCTACGCTTCGTCGCCACCGGCGGCCTCGACGCCGACAACGCCGGGGCGTTCCTCGCCGCCGGAGTGCGGGTGGTGGCGGTCGGCTCCGCGCTGTCCGACCCGAACCAACTCGACCGCCTGGCCGACCTGCTCGCCCTCGGAGCGCCCACCCGCTGACCCCGGGTGGCCAAGTTGTGTCACGGCGCAAAGGCGTCGATGGGCTGCGGCGGTCGAGGGTGTGCGTTGCATCGATGCTGGGCTGCGTACCGCTTCTCGACATAAAGAGGTCACCTTGGCTCTCTCTTCCAGGCGCCGCCGGTCCGGGCTGATCGCCCTCGGTGCCGCCCTCACCCTGGCGGCCGGGTTCACCCCACCCGGCGCGGGGGCGTCCGCCGCCCCACCGAACACCCCCGACCGTCCGGCGGGCCAGCCCCTGGCAGCCGCCGGACGGGCCGCCTCCGTCACTCTGATCACCGGGGACATCGTCACCGTCACCACCGCGGCCGACGGCAGCACCGTCTCGACCGTCCGCCGGTCGGACGGCAGCACGCCGAGCTTCCACCGCACCGTGCTCGGCGGAGACACCTACGTCTATCCGGACGACGCGCTGCCCTACGTCACCGGCGGCGTGTTGGACCGGCAGTTGTTCAATGTCACCGAGCTCATCGCGGACGGCTACGACGACGCGCACACCGACAAGCTGCCGCTGATCGTCACCATGACCGAAGCGGCGGCCCGCAACCGCACCCGCCCCACTGTGGACGGGGCCGAACTGGTCCGGCCGCTGGACAGCGTGCAGGGCGCGGCGCTGACCCGTCAGCGTGCCACCGCCGAGAAGTTCTGGACCGCGCTCACCGCCAGCACGGCCCGTCGCGCGGGCGCCACCCCGACCCTGGCCAACGGCATAGCCAAGGTGTGGCTGGATGCCCGGGTGCACGCCGACCTGACCGAGTCCACCGCGCAGATCGGCGCGCCGACGGTCTGGGCTGAGGGCAACACCGCTACCGGTGTCGACGTCGCCGTGCTCGACTCCGGTGCGGACGTCGAACACCCGGACCTCGCCGGGCAGATCACCGGCACCAGCAGCTTCGTGCCCGAAGAGCCCGACGTGCTCGACTACAAGGGACACGGCACGCACGTCGCCTCGACGATCGCCGGCACCGGTGCCGCCTCCGCCGGTGCCGAGCGGGGCGTCGCCCCGGGTGCCCGGCTGCACATCGGCAAGGTGCTCAACAGCGAGGGCAGCGGGCAGAACTCCTGGATCATCGCGGGCATGGAGTGGGCCGTCCGGGAGCAGAAGGCCCGAGTCGTCAACATGAGCCTGGGCGGCGAGGCCACCGACGGCACGGACCCGCTGAGCCAGGCGGTCAACCAGCTCAGCGCCGAGACCGGTGCACTCTTCGTGGTCGCCGCCGGCAACGGCGGCCCCAACTCCATCGGCACCCCGGCCGCCGCCGACTCCGCGCTCACCGTGGGCGCGGTCGACGCCACCGACCACCTCGCCGACTTTTCCAGCCAGGGCCCGCGCGCCGGTGACGGCGGGCTCAAGCCCGAGCTGACCGCACCCGGCGTGGACATCCTGGCCGCCCGCTCACACTTCGTGCGGGGCGGCACCGGGGACTACACGCTGATGAGTGGCACGTCGATGGCCACCCCGCACGTGGCCGGCACGGCCGCCCTGGTCGCCGCCGCACACCCCGACTGGACCGGTCAGCGCATCAAGGAGGCGCTGGTCAGCACGGTCAAGGCCACCCCCGGGTACACGCCGTACCAGGCCGGTGCCGGCCGGGTGGATGCCGCTGCCGCGGTGCACGCCACCGTCTTCGCCACCGCGAGCGCCTACTCCGGTTTCCAGGCCTGGCCGCAGTCACCGGGGATGACCGTCGACCGGCAGGTCACCTACACCAACACCGGCAGCGCGCCGGTGACCCTGAAGCTGGCCCTCGACGCGGCCACCGCGCCGGCCGGCCTCTTCGCCCTGTCCGCCGACACGGTCACCGTGCCCGCCGGCGGCACCGCCGCCGTGACCCTGACCGCGGCCTACGACCGGCTCCCGGTCGAGCGGCAGGTCAGCGGCGCGATCATCGCCACCGACGGCACCGGTACGGTCCGCGGCCGCACCCTGATCGGCGCCAGCAAGGAGGGGCAGCGGCAGAACCTGACGCTGGTCGCCAAGGATCGGGACGGAAAGCCGCTCGTCGGCA
The nucleotide sequence above comes from Micromonospora sp. NBC_00389. Encoded proteins:
- a CDS encoding bifunctional 4-hydroxy-2-oxoglutarate aldolase/2-dehydro-3-deoxy-phosphogluconate aldolase, yielding MTTADFEHIFGAARVMAILRGLPVAETVRLAGRAWDLGIDVVEVPVATADAVPALRAAVEAGAERGRIVGAGTVLGVEQVAAAADAGAAFTVAPGLDLAVADAAAGRGLPHLPGVATPTEAQQAMRHGLTWLKAFPAISLGPAWFRAVAGPLPHLRFVATGGLDADNAGAFLAAGVRVVAVGSALSDPNQLDRLADLLALGAPTR
- a CDS encoding IclR family transcriptional regulator; amino-acid sequence: MSQSVDRAMRVLELLAREPAQLGDVAAHLGVHKSTALRLLQTMETGGFARRRDGGWAVGLRLIGLAQQALDSLDVRTVAHPHLAALGRDCGHTIHLAQLVDDELVYVDKIEARGQVRMYSRIGRTAPLHASGVGKVVLAFCPEPRLTGLLDRTELRAYTPGTICDPAALRAELAAVADRGWAADDGEFEPLITCVAAPVRQADGAVTAAVSVTAPTVVATLADLRRLLPRLLATTQQISRDLGWSGP
- a CDS encoding nucleosidase — protein: MILRGTVRADRPLVVLAVEEEARYLPPELPVLLTGMGKVNAASAVAAVLAAGPRPALLLNLGTAGALRPGWTGIHEVATVLQHDLDTALLRTLTGQTYGAPLPLAAEGAVLATGDTFVADDAARDRLAQRADLVDMEGYAVAWAANQAGVPCRLVKQVSDEAGEGAARTWRESVDACARDLADWTGRHLD
- a CDS encoding S1 family peptidase, giving the protein MRRSPLVALVLTALLLVAPGAAQAAVPDRAAPAAPVADPAALAGVRTPGTAWGFDPATGRPTITVDDTVAPAEVVALRTVADRAGALLRREPGTLRTLIAAGQGIYGGGGRCSLGANVRSGSTYYVITAGHCTTVASAWYADSAQTTVLGTRTATSFPSNDYGLIRYTGRIAHPSAVYTYPGLLTIYGAGNAYVGQAVCRSGSTTGVRCGTVTGLNQTVNYASGDVVYGLIRTNICAEPGDSGGPLYVAATGTILGILSGGSGNCTSGGTTYYQPINEVLAAYGLTVP
- a CDS encoding low temperature requirement protein A, whose amino-acid sequence is MTTGGTAALVRRPDGSARATLLELLFDVVFVAALAMVSKLIAERDSWSGSGPVLLTLAAIWWTWSVTSTTTEFYDPEQRPIQVILMVAMVGSVGMAAALPMLSAGHAMVFAIAYVTTHVVRGVVLVTTLHRQQHRAAMERASRFMFWFVVSGVFWITGAVAGSPNWRLWTVAIAIDLVSAAVRYPMPWLGRVPLEQYDRTTGHLGERYQQFIILALGDIILVPILEVSRTHLDRFRLAALLCAFATMLMLWQIYVFRAGELLKAGADARRAARLAPYTHLVMLAGVVGTAASFDLVADRPTGTTPTSWLVLILGGPALFVIGRILFTYLVTAIVPWRRLAWLLLPLLALPWAGGWPPLLVTVVVALGLAGAALVPASNVRVTRPGLRMRRPQP
- a CDS encoding S8 family peptidase, coding for MALSSRRRRSGLIALGAALTLAAGFTPPGAGASAAPPNTPDRPAGQPLAAAGRAASVTLITGDIVTVTTAADGSTVSTVRRSDGSTPSFHRTVLGGDTYVYPDDALPYVTGGVLDRQLFNVTELIADGYDDAHTDKLPLIVTMTEAAARNRTRPTVDGAELVRPLDSVQGAALTRQRATAEKFWTALTASTARRAGATPTLANGIAKVWLDARVHADLTESTAQIGAPTVWAEGNTATGVDVAVLDSGADVEHPDLAGQITGTSSFVPEEPDVLDYKGHGTHVASTIAGTGAASAGAERGVAPGARLHIGKVLNSEGSGQNSWIIAGMEWAVREQKARVVNMSLGGEATDGTDPLSQAVNQLSAETGALFVVAAGNGGPNSIGTPAAADSALTVGAVDATDHLADFSSQGPRAGDGGLKPELTAPGVDILAARSHFVRGGTGDYTLMSGTSMATPHVAGTAALVAAAHPDWTGQRIKEALVSTVKATPGYTPYQAGAGRVDAAAAVHATVFATASAYSGFQAWPQSPGMTVDRQVTYTNTGSAPVTLKLALDAATAPAGLFALSADTVTVPAGGTAAVTLTAAYDRLPVERQVSGAIIATDGTGTVRGRTLIGASKEGQRQNLTLVAKDRDGKPLVGKVILTTDGLFTAVDLSESGTATLRLPVATWTGWLSGDVRGVHGPHSKGMALLSFADVTLDRDRTVTLDAQAARQVRVQVPQEATPSALRLDIHRSFGNSLTESQMLPDASYDSMWALPTGRPVTDGEFEFGARWRLEQPALTVAAGDRSYDDLLVKRATPALPAGRRQFDAVYAADTSAAGLAKRPVRDRAVVVRRSDTVDIASQAQAAAAAGAKLLLVVNDGVGRLQPWDETPWSPESPAPVTVATLGADEGGQLISALERGTVRLTVDSHPETEYLYDVVHHWAGAVPTDPSYRPASRQLARVDVEFRNYRPGKALEFRTDIWRGWASSNLVTAPAQGRRTDWVTADASWIDDAHIVGETGQHLMDVARYPADRPSSVTWFGPIQRPRMGALGYLPVRYLDTVYLPAPGWGDGGGHIGDAYGNYDKVNRTTLYQGDKELNWGNAEYLRVSGLAEQRLPYRLVVENDRAAWTNPYSRQTRTEWGFSSAVTGTETSEVLPMIQLDYQVAIDRDGTASRRAPLTVIASQLPGVNGKVGAVTVEVSYDDGATWQKPRLTRHGDGWRTSLAAPKTASFVSLRTTARDAAGNTVSQSITRAFGLR
- a CDS encoding sugar kinase, giving the protein MPTPDSRPDHATTPAGFPPVEVATVGETMVVLCPAPGEPLEHAERVAVSVGGAESNVAGYLARLGHRTTWVSRVGDDPFGRAVVRHVAAAGVRVDLVTVDPAAPTGLYVKDPGPASTAVHYYRAGSAASRLDRAVLADPRLAGVRVLHLSGITPALSASCRALVEHAVTDRPLPGALVSFDVNHRARLWPADRAAPVLRDLADRSDLVFVGQDEADALWGTADPAAVRRLLPGPETVVVKDGAVGATALPRDAEPVFVPAPRVTVVEPVGAGDAFAAGYVAGLLRGLDPVRRLRLGHLVAAQALGSSGDNAPVPPWAWFDRLLDAPVEAWSPLDLTGVRAEV